The following coding sequences lie in one Lysobacter capsici genomic window:
- the dkgB gene encoding 2,5-didehydrogluconate reductase DkgB: MNLPAFGLGTFRLKDQVVIDSVRNGLELGYRVIDTAQIYGNEAQVGQAIADSGVARDELFITTKIWVDNLSKDALIPSLRESLDKLRTDRVDLTLIHWPSPGDAVSVDEFMTALAQAKAQGLTRAIGVSNFNIDLMQRAIDVVGADAIATNQVELHPYLQNRKLAQFAQSQGIGLTSYMTLAYGKVLGDPVIVEIARKHDATPAQVSLAWAMQLGYAVIPSSTRRENLASNLLATSLRLSDDDMARIATLDRGERLTDPDRLAPAWD, encoded by the coding sequence ATGAACCTTCCCGCCTTCGGCCTCGGCACCTTTCGTCTCAAGGACCAGGTCGTCATCGACTCGGTGCGCAACGGCCTGGAACTGGGCTATCGCGTCATCGACACCGCGCAGATCTACGGCAACGAAGCGCAGGTCGGTCAGGCCATCGCCGACAGCGGCGTGGCCCGCGACGAACTTTTCATCACCACCAAGATCTGGGTCGACAACCTGTCCAAGGACGCGCTGATCCCCAGCCTGCGCGAAAGCCTGGACAAGCTGCGCACCGATCGCGTCGACCTGACCTTGATCCATTGGCCGTCGCCGGGCGACGCGGTGTCGGTGGATGAATTCATGACCGCGCTCGCGCAAGCCAAGGCGCAAGGGCTGACCCGCGCGATCGGCGTGTCGAACTTCAACATCGACCTGATGCAGCGCGCGATCGATGTTGTCGGCGCCGATGCGATCGCCACCAATCAAGTCGAACTGCATCCCTACCTGCAGAACCGCAAGCTCGCGCAGTTCGCCCAGAGCCAAGGCATCGGGCTGACTTCGTACATGACCCTGGCCTACGGCAAGGTGCTCGGCGATCCGGTCATCGTCGAGATCGCGCGCAAGCACGACGCGACGCCGGCGCAGGTCTCGCTGGCCTGGGCGATGCAGCTGGGCTACGCGGTGATCCCGTCTTCGACCAGGCGCGAGAATCTGGCGAGCAACCTGCTCGCGACCTCGCTGCGCCTGAGCGACGACGACATGGCGCGCATCGCCACGCTTGATCGTGGCGAGCGCTTGACCGATCCCGATCGCCTTGCGCCTGCGTGGGATTGA
- a CDS encoding MFS transporter, which produces MPLALLALTLGAFAIGTTEFVIVGLIPTIAADLGVDLPSAGLLVSLYALGVAIGAPLLTALTGRVPRKTLLVGLMALFTVGNLVAWLAPGYATLIVARILTGLAHGVFFSVGSIIATSLVPKDKAASAIATMFSGMTAAFVTGIPMGTFIGQHFGWRTTFLVVAAFGLIAMLGSALFVPKKIAHTAPAPLLKQAAVLLQPRLLLVYAMTAVGYGGSLIAFTYLAPILQDIAGFSPNMVSLVLLAYGVSVAFGNVWGGKLADRHGPIKALKTIFLLLAAVLFVLSFTAHNPWLVVLTALAWGAVAFGNVPGLQVYVVKQAEHYSPQAVDVAAGFNIAAFNLGVAGGSWAGGLVVTHLGLGHTPWVGALVVLGAFGLTALSGWLDRRDGLPDRASGAIAVAH; this is translated from the coding sequence ATGCCCCTCGCCCTCCTGGCCCTGACCCTCGGCGCCTTCGCCATCGGCACCACCGAGTTCGTCATCGTCGGCCTGATCCCCACCATCGCCGCCGACCTCGGCGTCGACCTGCCCTCGGCCGGCCTGCTGGTCAGCCTGTACGCGCTCGGCGTCGCCATCGGCGCGCCGCTGCTGACCGCGCTGACCGGGCGGGTGCCGCGCAAGACCCTGCTGGTCGGGCTGATGGCGCTGTTCACCGTCGGCAACCTCGTTGCCTGGCTCGCGCCGGGGTACGCCACCTTGATCGTCGCGCGCATCCTCACCGGCCTCGCCCACGGCGTGTTCTTCTCGGTCGGCTCGATCATCGCCACCAGCCTGGTGCCGAAGGACAAGGCCGCCAGCGCCATCGCGACCATGTTCAGCGGCATGACCGCCGCCTTCGTCACCGGCATTCCGATGGGCACCTTCATCGGCCAGCACTTCGGTTGGCGCACCACGTTCCTCGTGGTCGCCGCGTTCGGCCTGATCGCGATGCTCGGCAGCGCGTTGTTCGTGCCGAAGAAGATCGCCCACACCGCGCCGGCGCCGCTGCTCAAGCAGGCCGCGGTGCTGCTGCAACCGCGCTTGCTGCTGGTCTATGCGATGACCGCGGTCGGTTACGGCGGTTCGTTGATCGCCTTCACCTACCTCGCGCCGATCCTGCAGGACATCGCCGGGTTCAGTCCGAACATGGTCAGCCTGGTGTTGCTCGCCTACGGCGTATCGGTCGCGTTCGGCAACGTCTGGGGCGGCAAGCTCGCCGACCGGCACGGCCCGATCAAGGCCTTGAAGACGATCTTCCTGCTGCTGGCCGCGGTGTTGTTCGTGCTGAGCTTCACCGCGCACAACCCGTGGTTGGTGGTACTCACTGCGCTGGCCTGGGGCGCGGTCGCGTTCGGCAACGTGCCGGGCCTGCAGGTGTACGTGGTCAAGCAGGCCGAGCACTACTCGCCGCAGGCGGTCGACGTCGCCGCCGGTTTCAACATCGCCGCGTTCAATCTCGGCGTCGCCGGCGGCTCCTGGGCCGGTGGCCTCGTCGTCACTCACCTCGGCCTGGGCCATACGCCGTGGGTCGGCGCGCTGGTGGTGCTCGGCGCGTTCGGCCTGACCGCGCTGAGCGGCTGGCTCGACCGTCGCGATGGTCTGCCTGATCGCGCCAGCGGCGCCATCGCTGTCGCGCATTGA